CCCCTGCGAAGGTCGCCTCCAGGTTGTCCGAGAGCCGGGACGTGAACATCGCACCGAAGATGGCGACACCCAGGGAAGCGCCAACCTCACGGAAGTAGTTGTTGCTGGAGGTGGCCGTGCCGATCTGGTCCACGGGCACCGAGTTCTGCACCACGAGCACCACCACCTGCATGATGTAGCCCAGGCCGGCGCCGAACACGAACAGCTGTGCGCAGATGACCCAGACCGGAGTGTCGGCGGAGAGGGTGGTCATCCACAGCATGGCGAGTATCACCAGCGCGGCACCCATAATCGGGTACTTCTTGTAGGTCCCGTGCTTGGTGATGGCGAGGCCGGAGTAGATCGAGGTGCCCATCATGCCGACCATCATCGGCAGCATCAGCAGGCCGGAGACGGCTGCGGAGGTACCGGTGGACATCTGCAGGAAGGTGGGGACGAATGCCAATGCGGCGAACATCCCCATGCCCAGGGTGAACCCGATGGCCGTGCTGTTGACGAAGATCGGATTCCGGAACAGGCTCAGCGGAATGATCGGATCCTCGACGCGGCGCTCGATCATCACGAAGATGAGGGCCGCCGCAAGCATTCCCGCACCGAATGCGAGCGTCATCGGGTCGGTCCAGCCGTAGTCGTCGCGTCCGCCGAAGTCGGTGAAGAAGATCAGGCAGGTGGTGGCGATGGACAGGAACACCACGCCGCCGATATCGATTCGCTTCTGTGCCTTCTTGGTCGGCAGGGTCAGGGTGAAGAAGGCAATGAGGAAGGCGATGATGCCGATGGGGATGTTGATGTAGAACGCCCACTGCCAGGTCATGTGGTCCACGAAGAAACCGCCCAGCAGGGGGCCGGCCACGGCGGACAGACCGAAGATGCCGCCCAGCGGGCCGAGGTATTTGCCGCGCTGGTTGGCCGGCACAATGTCGGCGATGATGGCCTGCGAGAGGATCATCAGGCCGCCGCCGCCCAGGCCCTGGATGGCGCGGAAGACCACGAATGCCCAGAAGTCGGTGGCGAAGGCGCAGCCCACGGATGCCGCCGTGAAGAGGGCAATCGCGAACAGGAACAGGTTGCGGCGCCCCAGCACATCGCCGAATTTGCCGTAGATGGGCATCACGATGGTGGTTGCGAGCAGGTAGGCGGTGGTGATCCAGGTCTGGTGCTCGACGCCGCCGAGTTCCCCGACGATGGTGGGCATCGCCGTCGAGACAATGGTCTGGTCGAGGCTCGAAAGCAGCATTCCGGCGATCAGGGCGGAAAAGATGATCCAGATGCGTTTCTGGGTCAGCAGAAGCGGCCCGGAAACAGGTTCAGCGGTGGTGGTCATTCGGTGTCCTTGGCGGTATCGACAGAGCCGGTAGTGGCAGGGGAAGTGGATGCTGGGCGGGGATCCGCCGGTTCGATGGGGAGCAGTGACGCAGGCGAAAACACTTCGATCGCGGCATTGACCTCAGTGACGAGCGTGCGGCGGTAGGAATCGGTATTTGCCGGATCGAAGAAGCGGAGTCCAGCGCGCTGGACCATGGCTCCGAAGACTGTGACTACGGCCCGGACCCGCGCATCATCGACAGGGAGGGATTCGCGGGTGGCCACGATCCGGGCAAAGGTTTCCTCTGCCTCCTGCGAGCCGTGCATGGCCTTGTGGATGAGCCGGGGCTCGGCGCCGACGGCTTTCTTCAACTGGGCCATCTCCGTTCGCGACATGGCCATGCGTTCAGTCATGCCGACGGCCAGATCCACGAAGTCCGCAACCAGGGTGGGGGAGAGCCCGTTCCCAGCGGCCCCGGGACCACCGGCTATGAAGCGCTGGACCAGGTCCTCGGGAAGATCGTCAGCCGGTGAACCCAGGATGGCGTCTTCCTTCGCGGGAAAGTAATTGAAGAACGTGCGGCGGGAAATGCCGACCCGCTCGCACAGTTGTTCAACGGTGAAACCGTTGACGCCGTGGGCCGCGGTCAGGGTCCGGGCATGGGCCGTAATCGCCGCCCGTGTCGCGGTGCGCTTGCGTTCCCGCAGGCCGCATTCGTCCCCTGGTGCACTGTTTATCACGGAGCAAAGTTTTGCACTCTGGTACATCAGAGTGCAAATTGTGCCCGGGGATGTGTCGGGCGCGCCGGACGCACGGGGCAGAGCAAAGGAGCGCCCGGATGTCCGGACGCTCCTTTGGCTGAAATGAACCGCCCCGGCTGTGGCTGATACCCGCCGGGGCCGGGGTACTAGGCCTGCGGCGGCTTCGTCATCGACAGGACGTCCAGTGCCTTGTCCAGCTGCTCCACGGTCAGCTCACCGCGTTCCAGATAGCCGAGATCCTCGACGGCCTGGCGGATGGTTTTGCCTTCCTTGACCGAGTACTTGGCGATCTTCGCCGCGTTTTCGTAGCCGATGAACTTGTTCAGCGGAGTCACGATGGACGGGGAGGCTTCGGCCAGGTAGCGGGCGCGCTCCACATTGGCCTCGATGCCGTCGATCATCTTGTCCGCCATCACGACGGAGGAATTGGCCAGGAGGCGGATGGACTCCAGCAGGTTCGCGGCGATCACCGGGATACCCACGTTGAGTTCGAAGTAGCCGAAGGTTCCGGCCCAGGCCACGGCGGCGTCGTTACCCACCACCTGGGCGGCAACCTGGAGGACGGCCTCGGAGATGACGGGGTTGACCTTGCCCGGCATGATCGAGGAGCCCGGCTGCAGATCGGGGATGGCAATCTCGCCCAGGCCCGTGTTGGGGCCGGAGCCCATCCAACGCAGGTCATTGGCGATCTTGGAGAAGGAGACGGCGATGGTGCGGAGCATGCCGGAAACCTCGACCAGCGCATCGCGGTTGGCCTGGGCCTCGAAGTGGTCGCGGGCCTCGGTCAGCGGCAGCCCGGTGTCGGCCGCCAGCAGCTCGATCACGCGCTGCGGGAAGCCTGCAGGGGTGTTGATGCCGGTGCCGACGGCGGTGCCGCCCAGCGGAACCTCTGCCACGCGGGGGAGCGAGGCGTTGACCCGCTCGATGCCGTAGCGGACCTGGGCAGCGTAGCCGCCGAATTCCTGGCCGAGCGTGACCGGGGTGGCATCCATCAGATGGGTACGGCCGGACTTGACGACGTCCTTGAACTCCTCGGCCTTGCGCTCCAGGGACCCGGCAAGGTGTTCCAGGGCGGGGATCAGCTTGTTGATCAGTGCGGACGTGGCTGCAACGTGAACCGACGTCGGAAAGACATCATTGGAGGACTGCGAAGCGTTGACGTGGTCGTTGGGGTGGACAGTTGTCTCGCTGCCGGCGTCCTTCAGTGCCCGGGTGGCCAGCTCGGCCAGGACCTCGTTGGTGTTCATATTCGAGGAGGTGCCGGAACCGGTCTGGAAAATATCGATCGGGAACTGGTCGTTGTACGTGCCGCCGGCCACGGCATCGGCCGCTTTTTCAATGGCCCGGGCGCGCTCTTCGTCGAGCACCCCCAGTTCGGCGTTGGCGGTCGCTGCGGCCTTCTTGATCCGGGCGAGCGCTTCGATGTGCGAGGGTTCCAGCGTGGTGCCGGAAATGGGGAAGTTCTCGACCGCGCGCTGTGTCTGGGCGCGGTAGAGTGCGGAGGCCGGAACGCGGACCTCACCCATGGTGTCGTGTTCGATGCGGTATTCGGGGGTGTCGGAAGTCATGCTCCCCAGCCTAATCTCCGAACGCGCCGCAGTGATAACCGCTACTTGGGCAGTGTCGTACGCAGGACGGCGGGGTGTTCCAGGGCGCCGAAACCGGAGACGAGTTCGGCGCTGCCTTCCGCCAGCCGGTAGGACAGCCCAATCACGGCAACCCGTCCCTCGTCGACGGCGGCCGCGATGAGCCTGGAGCTGTCCACCAGACGTTCGGCGGTCTGCTTCGTATGCTCCACCACCATGTCATTGACCTCGTGCAGGTCCTTGCGCTGTGCCGCGAGCACGGAAGGGGTGATCCGTTCGACCAGGGAGCGGACATACCCGCTGGGCATCTCGCCGGTGTCGACGGTTTCCTTCGCGGCAGTGACGGCGCCGCAGTTGTCATGTCCCAGCACCGCAATCAGGGGTACACCCAGTGTGTCCACGCTGTATTCCAGCGAACCAAGGACGGCATCGTCGATCACCTGGCCCGCGGTGCGGACGACGAATGCGTCGCCGAGGCCGAGGTCAAAAATGATCTCAGCGGCAAGACGGGAATCCGAGCAGCCGAAGATGACGGCGAACGGGTTCTGTCCTTCCACCAGGGAGCTGCGCCGCGGCGCGTCCTGATTGGGGTGGCTCGCTGTGCCGGCAACGAAGCGTTCGTTGCCTTTACGCAGCCGATGCCAGGCCTGGGCGGGAGTGATGGTCGTTTCAGTCTCTGTTTCCACGCTACCGAGGTTACTCCTGTGGTGCGGCCGGATGCGGGCGGAAGGTCAGTTGCCGCGCAGGTCCTGGACCGCGTGTTCGGCCAGGACATCGAATTCAGCCAGATCGGCGGAGCCGGACAGCAGGAGGGTCTGCCCCTCGATCTCGGTGACCAGCGTTGCCTCGCCGTTGGAGGAATCACGCAGCTCCCACGTCACTCCGCCGGACTGGCGTTCCCCGGAGACGGTCGAGTCACCGGTGTGCTGGAAGATCCAGGTGGGATTCGCGGCGTTGGTCTGCGTCAGTGAGATGAATTCCGTCTCCGGGGTGAGATATCCCACCTCCCAGTTCGGGACGCCGTCATTGGTCCCCGCGTTCCAGCGGGCGTAGTTCGCGGTCCAGCCGTCCGGCAGCTCCAGGGCCAGCGGGACGTATCCGGCATCACCGGCGGCCTGGTTGGCGGCCGCAGCGACATCGACGTCGCGCGCCTGCATCTTGGGGGCTGGGTTGAGCAGCACCGGCACCAGGCACAGTGCCAGTGTGAGGCCAGTGGCGATCAGCATGCCCATCACCGTGGCATTGGCCCGCTTTGCCTGCTTGGCGGTCAATACCGGCGTTACGGCGTCATCGGTCTGCTGGGGGTCGGGGTGCGTTTCGCTCACCCCTCCATAATCTCTTATGCGGGCGCGATGTCCTACTCGGTACAGCCACTGTCAGTGAAATCCCCGCGCAGGGTGGTGACGGGAGGCACTCAGACTATGATCGGACAAAAGGACATCCGCTCCCTGGCGGGTGTCCGTTTACATCGAAATTTCGAAGATGAGGTTTGACGTGTCCAAAGGTGCCCAGTACTCCACACTTTCCCCCGCATTGGCAGTCGGGGATTCCGAGCCGGACCGGAACCTGGCCCTTGAGCTCGTCCGGGTCACCGAGGCAGCAGCCATCGCCGGCGGCCACTGGGTGGGCTTCGGCGACAAGAACGCCGCCGACGGCGCCGCCGTGGACGCGATGCGTTCACTCATTTCCACTGTCCACTTCAACGGCGTCGTCGTCATCGGCGAAGGCGAAAAAGACGAAGCGCCGATGCTCTACAACGGCGAACACGTGGGTGACGGCACCGGAGCACTGTGCGACGTCGCCGTGGACCCGATCGACGGAACCCGCCTGACCGCGCTCGGCATCAACAATGCCCTCGCCGTTCTTGCGGTGGCGGAGCGCGGCACGATGTTTGACCCCTCGGCCGTGTTCTACATGGAGAAGCTGGTCACAGGTCCCGAAGCCGCCGACATGGTGGACCTCCGCCTGCCGGTGAAGCAGAACCTGCACCTGATCGCCAAGGCCAAGGGCAAGAAGATCAACCAGCTCAACGTGATGGTCCTGGAACGCGACCGCCACAAGCCCCTCGTCCAGGAAATCCGCGATGCCGGCGCACGCACCCGGATGCTGATGGACGGCGACGTCGCCGGCGGCATCGCGGCGGCACGTGAAGGCACCGACGTCGATGCGTTGATGGGCATCGGTGGAACCCCGGAGGGCATCATTACCGCCTGTGCCGTCAAGACACTCGGCGGCGTCATCCAGGGCCGCTTGTGGCCGACGTCGGACGACGAGAAGCAGAAGGCGATCGACGCCGGCCACGACCTGGACCGCGTGATGTCCACCAATGACCTGGTCTGGAGCGACAACTGCTACTTCGCCGCCACGGGCATCACCGACGGCGACCTGCTGCGCGGCGTGCGTTACAAGAAGGACCGTGTGCTGACCCAGTCGATCGTGATGCGCTCCAAGTCCGGCACCATCCGCGTGGTGGACGGCGAACACCAGGCGCACAAGTGGGAGTCCTACGCCCGCTCGATGTAAGGGGCAGCGGCTCTCCAGGAAAACCCAGTAAGGGAAACAGGCGGCCGGATATCCGGCCGCCTGTTTCCCTGTCACGCGCCTTTTTCGGGTGCGGCGGGGGAGCCAAGTAGGCTGGAAGGCATGACTCTGCGCGTTACCCCCTGCTCCGATGCCGCCTCCTGGAACGAAACCGTTAACCGCTTCCGCGGACATCCGCAGCAGTTGTGGGGCTGGGGCCAGACCAAAGCCCAGCACGGGTGGAGCGTTGACCGTGTGCTGGTGAGTGACGACTCAGGCACCGTCCTCGGCTCCGCACAGGTCCTGCTGCGGGCCCTGCCCTTCCCGTTCCGTGCCCTGGCCTACATTCCCCGCGGACCCCAGGGGGAACCCGGGCGTGAACTGGACGTCCTGGACGCCGTAGGCAGCTATGTAAAGAGCACGCATTCCGCGGTGGCCCTGTCCATCGAACCGGACTGGGACGCTGACGGGAAGCTCGTGGCGGGACTGCCCGGACTCGGCTTCCGCCGCAGCGAGAACACCATCCTCATCGGCCGGACGCTGATCCTGGACCTGCAGCGCAGCCTCGAGGACCTTTCCGGCGACATGAGCAAAAAACACCGCCAGTACATCCGGAAGTCCGGACGCGAAGACCTGACCTACCGGCGCGTGACGCGCGCGGAAATCGCCAAGTGCCTGGCGGTGTACAAGCTCACCGCCCAGCGGGCGGACTTCGGCATCCACGAAGACGCCTATTACCTGGATATCTTCGACAACCTGGGTGAGGATTCACCCGTCTACGCAGCCTTCAAGGGCGAGGACGTGGTCGCCTTCCTCTGGCTTTCCACGAGCGGCTACACCGCATTCGAGCTCTACGGGGGAATGACGGAGGAAGGCGAACGGCTGCGGGCCAACTACGCCCTGAAGTGGCACGCCATCTCCGACATGAAGGAGCGTGGAATCACCCGGTATGACTTCAACGGCCTGCTCAATGACGGGGTCTCGAAGTTCAAGATGGGCTGGGCGAAACACGAAGACCAACTGGCCGGCACCTGGGACAAGCCCCTGTCGCCGCTGTACCCGGTCTTTTCCACCGCACTGCCCGTGGCCAAGACGGGGATGCGGAAGGCCCGCGGGGTGCTTACCGCCGTGAAGAGCCGGCTCGGCCGGTAGGGCCTAGGCCCCCAAATCCAGTCGGGGAGCATCCGGCTCCCGGTCCGGCGCCGTTCCGACGGTCACCGCAAAGGCGAGGGCGCCGTCGTCGTGCTGGGCGGAGTCGGCGGCGAGACGCGCCGTGACCGGGGCCTCGGCCGCCGGAACGAAGGCGCTCTGCCCGGCCTCCAGCGTGAGGCTGCCGGTGGGGGAAGCCAGGACGATGGTGCCCCGCACAGCGATAACAACGGCTGGCCCGTTCTGCAGCACCGGCAGTTCGGTGGGGAGGGAATCCCCGGCACTGCCCGCGGGTCCCTGTGCCAGTTCGAGGCGCTGGAGCGCGAACTCCTCGAACGGCGGCCGGAACACCTGCTGTCCGGGACCGGTGGTGTCGGCGGACAGGTAGGGGACGCCCAGGGGGCGGAAATCGACGGTCTTCAGCAGTTCGGGCACGTCGACGTGCTTGGGTGTCAGACCGCCGCGCAGGACATTGTCGGACGCTGCCATGACTTCCACGCCCAGGCCGCTGAGATACGCGTGGACGTTCCCGGCCGGCAGGTATACGGCGTCGCCGGGCTGCAGCGAGACGCGGTTGAGCAGCAGGGAGAGCAGGACGCCGGGATCGCCCGGGTAGTAACCGTTCAACTCGGCTAGGGTGGCCATTTCCCGCCCGTACGTGCCCCTGGCGGACTCCGCCGCAGCTGCGCTCAACTCGACGGCCGCGCGCACGGCTTCCCCGTCGTTGATCAGTGCGCGGAACACGGACTGCAGTCTTTCGGGTGCGGGATGGCCGGAGGACAGCTCCGCCACGATCCATTCCAGCAGCTCGGGCACGTCCCGGCCGGAAGCGGAAACGGCAGCAGTGAGGGCGCGGAAAAGCCCCGCAGCCTCGTCCGGGCTGCGGAATCCGCAGAGCGCTTCGAACGGCGTCAACGCGAAGATCATCTCCGGCTTATGGTGCTCGTCCTTGTAATTGCGGTCGCGGGCGCCGCGGTCAATGCCGGCCTCCTCCTCGGCGGCATAACCGGCGCGGGCCTGCTCGGGCGTGGGATGGACCTGCAGCGACAGGGGAGCGCCGGCCGCCAGGATCTTCGCCAGGAACGGCAGCTCCGGGCCGAAGCGGGCCACGGCATCGGCACCGAGCATCCGCTCGGGGTCGGTGGCAATCAACTCATCGAGCGTGTCGCTGCCCGCTACGGGGGGTACCAGCACCGAAGGCGCCCCGGAGTGCGCGCCGATCCACAGCTCGGCCTCGGGTTCGCCTGAGGGTTCGCGGCCGAATAGCTCGGCCATCGCCGTGGTCGATCCCCAGGCGTAGGGGCGAAGGGTGTTCCGGAGCAGGTACACGGGCCTCTTTTCGGTTGCTGGGCGGACGGCGTGCGGGGAAGCAGAGCGGCGGAGGTCCGGGTCTATCCCGGGCTGCACTCACCGTTGTTGTTCAGGATCGAGCCGAGGGTGACATCGTCGCCGATTTCCGCCAGATACTGCAGGTATTCCACCGTGATTTCCGCTTCCTCCTCCTGCGGCACCTCGGTCAGCGGGGTTCCGTCGGCAGCTTCGCCGTCAGTACCGGCATCCGGCGCGGCTTCCGCAGGGGCCGCTTCTTCCGGGGCGGCTTCTTCGGCCGGGGCCGGTGCGGGATCGGGTTCAACAGGCGACGATTCGGTGCCGGCCAGGAAATCCTGCACCCGGGCGTGGATCAGGTTGAAGTCCGGATACGTCACGAAGTTTTCCGCTGCTGAGCCGAAGTCCGGAGGACCGATGGTCATCCGCTGCATCGTGAGGCCCTTTGCCTTGAGGGCCAGGTCCACGAAGCTGCCCAGCTGGTCCTGGGGCAGATCCGTTTCCACAATCTCTTCACCTGCTGTGGCGATGGCCTGGAAGCGGGTGAGGAGGGTGGCCGGGTCCATTTGGGCAATCATGGCCTGCTGGACGCACTGCTGCCGGGAGATCCGGTGGTAATCGGTCACGAACTCGCGCGACCGCGCATACCAAAGGGCGTGGTAGCCGTCGAGTGTCTGGACGCCCGGGGGAATCCAGCCGTCCGGGGGATAGTGCCGGTTGGTGCCGGGAATCTCACCGGCAGTGATGGGCACCCAGCCGCCGGAATTGATCTTGATTCCGCCCATGGCGTCAATCAGGTGCGAGAAACCTTCCATGTCCACAATCACGTAGCCCTGCACCTCGAGGCCGAGGGTGCCGCTCACGGCGTCCATCATGGCTTCGGCACCGGGATCGTCGGAACCGGGGTAGAGATCCGCGTAGTTCTCCGTGACGGTCTGGTAGAGGCTGTTGATGATGCACTCGTCACCGCAGTCGTAGCCGGTGGGGTACACATCGTTGAGCGGGGAATCGGCGGGGAACTGGGCGTTCTGGAAGTTGCGGGGGATGCTGAAGGTCACCGGCTGGCCGGTCTTGGCATCCACGCTGATCATCGAAATGCTGTCCGGACGCAGGCCTGTCCGGTCCTCGCCGGCGTCGCCGCCCATCAGGAGGAAGTTGTAGCGGCCGTCCACGGGATCAAGCGAAGGTCCGGAGGCGAAGATCGAGCCGAAGGTCTGGCGGCTGACGTTGAGCAGGTAGGCCCCGTAGGCGAGGCTGCCGCTGGTTGCGATCATCAGCAGTGCCAGACAGATGGAGACGAGGGGGCGTACGCCGCGCTCCAGCAGCGGAGGTCGGATGATGCGCAGGGTGTTCAGGAACAGCAGGGCCCATGCGACGGCTAGGACGGCCAAGATAATCATGACCAGGAACGAGGCCCACCCATGGGTAAGGATATCGATGACCAGGGCGCGGTTTGTCAGGGCGAGCACCACTGCCGCGATGGCGACGGCCCAGGCTGTGAAGGTGACTTTGAGGGCGCGCCGGCCGAGCCGCCGGTCGCCGGCGACCACCTGTGCAGCTCCCGGAATCACCAAGGTCAGCAGCAGGAGGATAAAGGCACGTTTTGTCCGCACGCCCGGGGCGGCGGCCTGGGGGTAGCGCACGGGATCGGTGTAGCCGCTCCCTGCGTTGTATTGCTGGTTCATTGCTGTCCTAGTCCGTTCCGGCCAGGGCGGTGCGCAGGGCAGCGCCCTTCGCCATGGCGGACTGGCGCAGTCCCCCGGCAAAATCGATGAGCTGCTGCTGCAGGCGGGCTGCCAGGGGATCGGTACCTGCGGCCAGCATCCGCACCGCCAGCAGTCCGGCGTTCCGGGCACCGCCAATGGAGACCGCAGCAACCGGCACGCCGGCAGGCATCTGGACGATGGACAGCAGGGAATCCATGCCGTCCAGGTACTTCAGCGGCACGGGAACACCGATGACGGGAAGCGGAGTCACGGAGGCAAGCATGCCGGGCAGATGGGCCGCACCGCCGGCTCCGGCAATGATGACCCGCAGGCCGCGCCGGTGGGCATTCTGTCCGTACTCCAGCATGTCCGCCGGCATCCGGTGGGCGGAGACGACGTCGGCTTCGTAGGGAATGTCGAATTCGGCCAGCGCGGCAGCTGCGGCGTCCATGACCGGCCAATCGGAGTCCGAACCCATAACGAGGCCTACCAGCGGTGTGGTAGCACGGTGGGGCATGCTTTCAGTTCTCCTTCAGGGGGTCGCGGCCGTCACGGATGATGGCCGCCGCCCGGCCGGCACTGCGGCGGAGGGCGGGGACGCCGTCGGCGGAACCGACGGCATTAACGTGGCCGATCTTACGTCCCGTACGCACCGATTTGCCGTAGGTATGGACCTTGGCGGCGGGTTCGGCCGCCAGGGCCAGGGGATAGGAGGCAAACAGGTCGCTGTTTTCCCCGCCGAGGATGTTTTTCATCACGGCCGCCCCGCCGGTCAGGTCCGTTGACCCGAGGGGGAGGTCCAGGACCGCCCGCAGGTGCTGTTCGAACTGGCCGGTGACGGAGCCGTCCATGGTCCAGTGCCCGGAGTTGTGCGGGCGCATCGCAAGTTCATTGACCAGAAATCCGGGGCCGCGGCCGGGAGTCTCGAAAAGTTCGGCAGCCATCACACCGGTCACGCCCAGTTCAGCGGCCAGGCGCAGGGCGGCGGCGGCAGCAGCTTCCGCGACAGCAGGATCAAGATCCGGCGCGGGCGCAATGACCTCGTCGCAGACCCCGCGAACCTGGATGGACTCAACGACGGGCCAGGCCGCCGTTTCCCCGCTTGGTGTGCGGGCGACGAGGGCCGACAACTCGCGGCTGAAGGGGACTTTTTCCTCGGCCAGCAGCGGCCCGTTGCCGAACCAGTCGGCGCTGTCCCTGGCGGAACCGGCGTCGTCGACAACCCGCACGCCCTTGCCGTCGTAACCGCCGCGCGGTGTCTTCAGGACCACGGGCCAGCCAGCTGAGTTGCCGAAGGCCACCAGCTCCTCGACCGTGGTCACCTCCGCCCAGCGGGGATTGGGCAGGCCCAGGCGTTCCACGGCAGCACGCATAACGAGCTTGTCCTGTGCATGGATCAGCGCAGCGGGACCGGGCCGGACGTTGGTGCCCTTCTCGACCAGGGCCAGCAGATGCTCCCCGGGGACGTGCTCATGGTCAAACGTGACCAC
This window of the Arthrobacter sp. zg-Y919 genome carries:
- a CDS encoding 5-(carboxyamino)imidazole ribonucleotide synthase, with the translated sequence MDFPIIGVIGGGQLARMMAPAATALGFELRVLAEGLDVSAVPAVANATVGDYRDLQVLADFAAGVDVVTFDHEHVPGEHLLALVEKGTNVRPGPAALIHAQDKLVMRAAVERLGLPNPRWAEVTTVEELVAFGNSAGWPVVLKTPRGGYDGKGVRVVDDAGSARDSADWFGNGPLLAEEKVPFSRELSALVARTPSGETAAWPVVESIQVRGVCDEVIAPAPDLDPAVAEAAAAAALRLAAELGVTGVMAAELFETPGRGPGFLVNELAMRPHNSGHWTMDGSVTGQFEQHLRAVLDLPLGSTDLTGGAAVMKNILGGENSDLFASYPLALAAEPAAKVHTYGKSVRTGRKIGHVNAVGSADGVPALRRSAGRAAAIIRDGRDPLKEN